Proteins co-encoded in one Ruegeria sp. YS9 genomic window:
- a CDS encoding phage major capsid protein → MSKTETPALTGEGAPLVQEVKQAMAGFVNEFKGLKAEVNTKLQQTEERLTMLDRKSTIAARPHLAASIEDGAPHQKAFDAYVRSGEDDGLRGLEMEAKSLSTAVNSDGGYLVDPQTAETIKSVLNSTASIRSIASVVNVEANSFDVLIDHTDVGAGWADENSATAETGTPSIDRISIPLHELSALPKASQRLLDDSAFDVEGWLAGRIADKFARAEAAAFINGDGVDKPKGLMIHRAVPNDGWSWGSLGYVATGIDAGIDADAIVDVVYALGAQYRVNGTFVMNSKTAGVIRKLKDSDGRFLWSDGLAAGEPARLMGYPVLIAEDMPDVATDSFSIAFGDFQAGYTIAERPDLRVLRDPFSAKPHVLFYATKRVGGDVSDFAAIKLLKFGTA, encoded by the coding sequence ATGAGCAAGACCGAAACCCCGGCCTTGACCGGAGAGGGTGCGCCCCTGGTTCAGGAGGTGAAGCAGGCGATGGCTGGCTTCGTGAATGAATTCAAGGGCCTGAAAGCCGAAGTTAACACCAAACTGCAACAGACAGAAGAGCGACTGACCATGCTGGATCGTAAATCAACAATCGCGGCACGCCCGCATCTTGCCGCTTCGATCGAAGACGGAGCCCCGCATCAGAAGGCATTTGACGCCTATGTGCGGTCCGGCGAAGATGACGGGCTGCGTGGACTCGAGATGGAGGCCAAGTCCCTGTCAACAGCGGTCAACAGCGATGGTGGCTATCTGGTTGATCCGCAGACTGCCGAGACGATCAAGTCGGTTTTGAACTCGACCGCCTCGATCCGTTCGATTGCATCGGTCGTGAATGTCGAGGCAAATTCGTTCGACGTGCTGATCGATCACACCGATGTAGGTGCGGGCTGGGCGGACGAAAACTCGGCCACGGCGGAAACCGGAACGCCGTCGATCGATCGCATCTCGATCCCGCTGCACGAGCTGAGCGCGCTGCCCAAAGCGTCGCAGCGTCTGCTGGATGACAGCGCCTTCGATGTCGAGGGCTGGCTGGCCGGGCGCATTGCCGACAAGTTTGCACGCGCCGAGGCGGCGGCTTTCATCAACGGCGATGGCGTCGACAAGCCCAAGGGGTTGATGATCCACCGCGCGGTTCCGAATGATGGCTGGTCCTGGGGCAGCCTTGGTTATGTCGCGACCGGTATTGATGCGGGTATTGATGCGGATGCGATTGTCGATGTGGTCTATGCGCTGGGCGCGCAATACCGGGTCAACGGGACCTTCGTGATGAATTCGAAGACCGCAGGTGTGATCCGCAAGTTGAAGGACAGTGATGGCCGCTTCCTGTGGTCCGATGGTCTGGCCGCAGGTGAGCCGGCGCGTCTGATGGGCTATCCGGTTCTGATCGCCGAGGACATGCCGGATGTGGCAACCGACAGTTTCTCGATTGCCTTTGGTGACTTCCAGGCCGGTTACACCATTGCCGAGCGTCCTGATTTGCGCGTGCTGCGCGATCCGTTCAGCGCCAAGCCACATGTCCTGTTCTATGCGACCAAACGCGTCGGCGGC
- a CDS encoding HK97 family phage prohead protease: MEKFMDLEHKFARFGDSLSVTDDAVIEGYASLFGQVDQGSDVVQRGAYQSSLDGLKAAGQRVKMLWQHDPTQPIGVWDEVREDDKGLWVKGRLLESTQKGREAAELIRAGAMDGLSIGYRTKRAVKNDKGQRVLTELELWEVSLVTFPMLPSARVAAKGRTPDAEEALRCIADVFNDARQELARN; encoded by the coding sequence ATGGAGAAGTTCATGGATTTGGAACATAAGTTCGCACGGTTCGGCGACAGTTTGTCGGTTACGGACGATGCGGTAATCGAGGGCTATGCGAGCCTGTTTGGGCAGGTCGATCAGGGCAGTGACGTGGTCCAGCGTGGGGCGTATCAAAGCTCGCTTGACGGGCTGAAGGCGGCCGGTCAGCGGGTCAAGATGCTGTGGCAGCACGATCCGACCCAGCCCATCGGCGTGTGGGACGAAGTACGCGAGGACGACAAGGGGCTGTGGGTCAAGGGGCGTCTGCTGGAGAGCACGCAGAAGGGCCGCGAAGCGGCAGAATTGATCCGGGCGGGTGCGATGGATGGTCTGTCGATCGGTTATCGCACCAAGCGGGCCGTGAAGAATGACAAGGGCCAGCGGGTCCTGACCGAACTGGAGCTGTGGGAGGTGTCATTGGTGACCTTCCCAATGCTGCCCAGTGCGCGGGTGGCGGCGAAGGGAAGGACACCTGACGCCGAGGAAGCCCTGCGCTGTATTGCCGACGTATTCAACGATGCCCGGCAGGAGCTGGCGCGGAACTAG
- a CDS encoding phage portal protein, producing the protein MVFDFLRRGSAEAAPEAKASAAGPVVAWQTGGRVAWSPRDAVSLTRTGFSGNPVGFRSVKLIAEAAAALPLVLQDQAQRYETHPILSLMRRPNAAQGQAELMEALFGQLLLSGNAYVEAVQAEEGLPVELHVLRSDRMSVVPGADGWPKAYDYAVGGKKHRFAAENICHIKSFHPQDDHYGFSPMQAAAMAIDVHNSASRWSKSLLDNAARPSGALVWKGDGNGVMAEDQFRRLSDEIEQNYRGARNAGRPMVLEGGLDWKPMGFSPSDMEFQKTKEAAAREIALAFGVPPMLLGIQGDATYSNYQEANRAFYRLTVLPLVTRVAAAVSDWLAGFTGEELVLKPDLDQVPALSAERDAQWARVNGADFLTDAEKRALLGLPERADG; encoded by the coding sequence ATGGTATTCGATTTCTTGCGTCGTGGATCGGCTGAAGCGGCGCCCGAGGCAAAAGCAAGCGCGGCGGGGCCGGTGGTGGCGTGGCAGACGGGCGGGCGCGTGGCCTGGAGCCCCAGGGATGCAGTATCGCTGACGCGGACGGGGTTTTCGGGGAACCCGGTGGGGTTTCGTTCCGTCAAGCTGATTGCCGAGGCGGCGGCGGCTTTGCCGTTGGTGTTGCAGGATCAGGCGCAGCGCTATGAGACCCATCCGATCCTGTCCCTGATGCGCCGTCCGAATGCGGCGCAGGGGCAAGCGGAGTTGATGGAGGCCTTGTTCGGGCAATTGCTGCTGTCGGGCAATGCCTATGTCGAGGCGGTTCAGGCCGAGGAAGGCCTGCCGGTCGAGCTGCACGTGCTGCGATCTGATCGGATGAGCGTGGTGCCGGGGGCGGATGGGTGGCCCAAGGCGTATGACTATGCGGTTGGCGGCAAGAAGCATCGGTTTGCGGCGGAAAACATCTGCCATATCAAATCGTTCCACCCTCAGGATGACCATTACGGGTTCTCGCCGATGCAGGCGGCGGCAATGGCGATTGATGTGCATAACAGCGCGTCGCGCTGGTCGAAGTCGCTGCTGGACAATGCGGCGCGGCCTTCGGGGGCGCTGGTCTGGAAAGGTGATGGCAATGGGGTGATGGCCGAAGATCAGTTCCGGCGTCTGTCAGACGAGATCGAGCAGAACTATCGCGGGGCGCGCAATGCAGGCCGTCCGATGGTTCTGGAAGGGGGGCTGGATTGGAAGCCGATGGGGTTCTCTCCGTCCGATATGGAGTTTCAAAAGACCAAGGAAGCCGCCGCCCGCGAGATCGCGCTGGCCTTCGGCGTCCCGCCGATGCTGCTGGGGATACAAGGCGACGCGACCTATTCGAACTATCAGGAGGCCAACCGGGCGTTCTATCGCCTGACTGTTCTGCCTCTGGTGACGCGGGTGGCGGCGGCGGTGTCGGACTGGCTGGCGGGCTTTACCGGCGAGGAGCTGGTGTTGAAGCCTGACCTGGATCAGGTGCCTGCGCTGTCCGCAGAACGGGATGCGCAATGGGCGCGGGTCAATGGGGCCGACTTCCTGACCGATGCCGAGAAGCGTGCCTTGCTGGGCCTGCCGGAGCGCGCGGATGGGTGA
- a CDS encoding cation transporter, with protein MTQPELAIRKRLESRALVVAMGGNLFMGAAGILASILSNSNAIMMDGLFSLIGFTSAVLGRRISQRIDAGPDKLRPFGYAADEAIFSTLRSLSLLGLVLFAITSALKSIYNYLNGLPPEPLSFAPMILYFSGIGLTCTLLWAFHHFTWRRIGRNSSILRLEAKAALFDGMITAAAGIGLAAIYFFREGPLALIAPIGDSVIVLLLCLLALGAYIREFKGGLGELAGLSASPATIATARRAVRATLIEYGGRIRDLSVTKLGRSHLVTVYYDPCRSVLAHEIDRLNLDLIRDVRTVLAGADVLLIVSEHPRRWPDELAPVQSA; from the coding sequence ATGACCCAGCCAGAATTGGCCATCAGAAAACGACTGGAAAGCCGCGCACTCGTGGTAGCAATGGGAGGAAATCTCTTCATGGGTGCCGCTGGAATCCTGGCCAGCATTCTGTCGAATTCGAACGCGATCATGATGGACGGACTGTTCTCACTGATCGGTTTTACTTCAGCCGTTCTCGGCCGAAGGATCAGCCAACGAATTGATGCCGGACCCGACAAGTTAAGACCGTTCGGCTATGCCGCAGACGAAGCCATCTTTTCAACACTCCGCTCTCTATCCTTGTTGGGTCTTGTATTGTTCGCGATCACCAGCGCCCTCAAAAGCATCTACAACTATCTGAACGGCCTGCCCCCCGAACCATTGAGCTTTGCGCCAATGATCCTCTATTTCTCAGGGATCGGGCTGACCTGCACCTTGCTCTGGGCCTTTCATCATTTCACCTGGCGTCGCATCGGTCGAAACAGCTCAATCCTGCGACTGGAGGCCAAAGCGGCGCTTTTTGACGGGATGATCACTGCGGCGGCAGGCATCGGCCTGGCTGCCATCTACTTTTTCAGGGAAGGACCACTTGCTTTGATCGCTCCGATCGGGGACTCCGTGATTGTCCTACTGCTTTGCCTGCTGGCCCTCGGGGCTTATATCCGTGAATTCAAAGGCGGATTGGGCGAGCTTGCAGGGTTAAGCGCCAGCCCTGCCACTATCGCGACCGCGCGCCGCGCAGTACGTGCAACTCTCATTGAATATGGCGGGCGGATCCGGGATCTGTCTGTTACCAAACTGGGCCGTTCCCATTTAGTGACTGTTTACTACGACCCATGTCGTTCCGTTCTCGCGCACGAAATCGACCGCCTCAACCTGGATTTGATACGCGATGTTCGAACCGTATTGGCCGGGGCTGACGTTCTGCTGATTGTCTCTGAACATCCCAGACGATGGCCAGATGAACTCGCCCCTGTCCAAAGCGCTTGA
- a CDS encoding DNA-packaging protein: protein MPHQLPPEGDWRSWVIMGGRGAGKTRAGAEWVRQMVEGSLPLDKGQACRVALVGETFDQVRDVMIFGDSGILQCSPPDRRPQWKASERKLVWPNGAEAQAFSAHDPEGLRGPQFDAAWVDELAKWKKAGETWDMLQFALRLGERPRVCVTTTPRNVKVLKDLLASPSTVQTHAPTEANRANLADSFLEEVRARYAGTRLGRQELDGVLLSDAEGALWTGSMLEAARCAQVPDLDRVVVALDPAVTSGSGADACGIVVVGAQVQGPPEAWRAYVLADRTVQGVGPAGWAQAAIDAMDEFGAERLVAEVNQGGQLVEEVVRQVDPLVPYRAVRASRGKVARAEPVAALYEQGRVAHVSGLDALEEQMCQMTATGFEGQGSPDRVDALVWALHELVVGPAGVFRRPRVRAL, encoded by the coding sequence CTGCCGCATCAGTTGCCGCCAGAGGGCGACTGGCGGTCCTGGGTGATCATGGGGGGGCGCGGTGCGGGCAAGACGCGCGCCGGGGCCGAGTGGGTGCGACAGATGGTCGAGGGGTCTTTGCCGTTGGATAAGGGCCAGGCCTGTCGGGTGGCCTTGGTGGGTGAGACATTCGATCAGGTGCGCGATGTGATGATCTTTGGCGACAGCGGGATATTGCAATGCTCGCCTCCGGATCGTCGGCCGCAGTGGAAGGCATCAGAGCGCAAGCTGGTCTGGCCCAACGGGGCTGAGGCGCAGGCCTTTTCCGCGCATGACCCCGAGGGGCTGCGCGGCCCGCAATTCGATGCGGCCTGGGTGGATGAGCTGGCCAAGTGGAAGAAAGCGGGTGAGACCTGGGACATGCTGCAATTTGCGTTGCGGCTGGGCGAGCGGCCTCGGGTCTGTGTGACCACGACACCGCGTAACGTGAAGGTTTTGAAGGATTTGCTGGCGTCGCCCTCCACGGTGCAGACCCATGCGCCGACCGAGGCGAACCGGGCCAATCTGGCGGACTCGTTTCTGGAAGAGGTGCGCGCGCGTTATGCGGGCACGCGGCTGGGGCGGCAGGAGTTGGACGGGGTGCTGCTGTCGGATGCCGAGGGGGCGCTGTGGACGGGGTCCATGCTGGAAGCGGCGCGCTGTGCGCAGGTGCCCGATCTTGATCGGGTCGTTGTGGCGCTGGACCCGGCGGTGACGTCCGGTTCAGGCGCGGATGCTTGCGGGATCGTGGTGGTTGGCGCGCAGGTGCAGGGGCCGCCCGAGGCGTGGCGGGCCTATGTGCTGGCCGACCGCACGGTGCAGGGCGTGGGTCCTGCGGGCTGGGCGCAGGCGGCGATTGACGCGATGGATGAGTTCGGGGCCGAGCGGCTGGTGGCCGAGGTCAATCAGGGCGGGCAACTGGTGGAAGAGGTCGTGCGGCAGGTAGACCCTCTGGTCCCTTATCGGGCGGTGCGGGCGTCACGCGGTAAGGTGGCGCGGGCCGAGCCTGTGGCAGCGTTGTACGAGCAGGGGCGGGTGGCGCATGTCTCCGGGCTGGACGCTCTGGAGGAGCAGATGTGCCAGATGACCGCGACGGGGTTCGAGGGGCAGGGCTCGCCCGACCGGGTCGACGCGCTGGTCTGGGCGCTGCATGAGTTGGTTGTGGGGCCTGCTGGGGTGTTTAGAAGGCCGAGGGTGCGGGCTTTGTGA
- a CDS encoding VOC family protein, whose amino-acid sequence MPLVSLKNTITLAMSVRDRHASAEWYAAKLGFELIHHIDEAGWSEMLTNVDGVTLGLGEQAEASPGNCVPVFEVADIVDARRKLEAAGVEFDGETDTIEGMVSTATFYDPDRNALMLAQDLTSQG is encoded by the coding sequence ATGCCGCTCGTTTCATTGAAAAACACTATCACACTTGCGATGTCGGTGCGGGATCGACATGCCAGCGCGGAATGGTACGCTGCCAAGCTGGGATTTGAGCTTATCCACCACATTGATGAAGCAGGATGGAGCGAAATGCTGACGAATGTCGACGGAGTCACTTTGGGGCTGGGCGAACAGGCCGAAGCCTCTCCGGGGAATTGCGTGCCTGTCTTCGAAGTCGCGGATATCGTGGATGCGCGCAGAAAGTTGGAGGCGGCTGGAGTGGAATTTGACGGCGAAACGGACACGATTGAGGGGATGGTCAGCACGGCCACGTTCTATGATCCGGACAGGAATGCGCTAATGTTGGCGCAGGATTTGACAAGCCAGGGCTGA
- a CDS encoding winged helix-turn-helix transcriptional regulator has protein sequence MDINTLVKLTSRAWSLKILALLHAKVPGRQAPLLAATDASRTAFAASLSHLIELGMIERNPGHGHPLRPEFRLTPFGTQAATVASKIINTARSEDEIKLLRKSWTVPVLALAGTPHRFSAIKSGLAVITDRALSSSLHQLEAQNWIRRDIYTAERMPFPTYQAVNTGMAINRAVGLTH, from the coding sequence ATGGACATCAATACACTTGTCAAGCTGACATCGCGGGCTTGGTCCCTGAAAATTCTTGCCCTGCTGCACGCCAAAGTTCCGGGCCGGCAAGCCCCGCTTTTGGCAGCGACCGACGCTAGCCGAACGGCCTTTGCAGCCAGCCTTTCTCATCTTATTGAACTTGGAATGATCGAAAGAAATCCCGGCCATGGGCACCCTTTACGTCCAGAATTTCGACTTACGCCATTCGGAACCCAGGCCGCCACGGTCGCCAGCAAGATAATTAATACCGCCCGCTCTGAGGATGAAATCAAACTTCTACGAAAATCATGGACTGTGCCAGTTCTGGCGTTGGCAGGCACCCCGCATCGTTTCTCGGCCATCAAATCAGGTCTTGCGGTTATTACAGATCGGGCGCTGTCCTCATCCCTTCACCAGTTGGAAGCACAAAACTGGATCCGACGCGACATTTACACAGCCGAGAGGATGCCATTTCCAACCTATCAAGCCGTGAATACTGGAATGGCGATCAACAGGGCCGTTGGTTTAACGCACTAA
- a CDS encoding DEAD/DEAH box helicase has translation MFDFDMLGLAPALNEALKRANFTQPTPIQNQAIPLALNGHDILGLAQTGTGKTLAFGLPLIDHLLAQPGKPDPKTAKALILAPTRELVNQIADSLRTLTKGTKLRVATVVGGQSINKQIMFLSRGTDILVATPGRLIDLMERGAVNLGAVRHLVLDEADQMLDLGFIHALRKIAPALGTPRQTMLFSATMPKQMEELSRAYLTNPQRVQVSPPGKAADKITQSLHFVSKPGKPIKLREILSKDVDALTLVFTRTKHGAERLMKGLVADGYNAASIHGNKSQGQRDRAIKAFRAGEINILVATDVAARGIDIPGVAYVINFDLPEVPDNYVHRIGRTARAGREGEAIAFCSAEEVDLLRQIQKLMKIEIPVASGSMPEAVQPEKPARRPNNRRRGFKPKPAYGEGKPAANKRRRPRGKRPAA, from the coding sequence TTGTTCGACTTTGATATGCTGGGCCTTGCCCCGGCACTGAACGAGGCACTCAAACGCGCCAATTTCACTCAACCCACACCGATCCAGAACCAGGCGATTCCGCTTGCTCTGAATGGTCACGACATTCTGGGACTGGCGCAAACCGGCACCGGAAAGACATTGGCTTTCGGCCTGCCTCTGATCGATCACCTTCTGGCCCAACCCGGCAAGCCCGACCCGAAAACCGCCAAGGCACTGATCCTGGCGCCCACCCGCGAACTCGTGAACCAGATCGCCGACAGCCTGCGCACCCTGACGAAGGGCACCAAGCTGCGCGTGGCCACCGTTGTAGGCGGCCAGTCGATCAACAAGCAGATAATGTTCCTCTCTCGTGGCACTGATATTCTGGTCGCCACACCGGGTCGCCTGATAGACTTGATGGAACGTGGTGCAGTAAATCTCGGAGCGGTCCGCCATCTGGTGCTGGACGAAGCTGACCAGATGCTCGACCTTGGCTTTATCCATGCGTTGCGTAAAATCGCGCCGGCACTGGGCACTCCACGCCAAACCATGCTGTTTTCGGCCACCATGCCGAAGCAGATGGAAGAGCTCAGCCGCGCTTACCTGACCAACCCGCAGCGGGTGCAGGTCTCGCCTCCGGGCAAAGCGGCCGACAAGATTACGCAGTCGTTGCACTTCGTTTCCAAACCCGGAAAACCAATCAAGCTGCGTGAAATCCTTTCGAAAGATGTGGATGCCCTGACACTGGTCTTTACGCGCACCAAACATGGTGCAGAACGGCTGATGAAGGGCCTAGTAGCTGACGGCTACAACGCCGCATCCATCCACGGCAACAAAAGCCAGGGTCAGCGCGATCGCGCGATCAAGGCGTTCCGCGCGGGTGAAATCAACATTCTGGTGGCCACCGACGTTGCGGCCCGAGGCATCGACATTCCGGGCGTCGCCTACGTGATCAACTTCGATCTGCCCGAGGTGCCTGACAACTACGTCCACCGTATCGGGCGCACCGCCCGCGCAGGGCGCGAAGGCGAAGCCATCGCCTTCTGTTCCGCGGAAGAAGTTGATCTGCTGCGCCAGATCCAAAAGCTGATGAAGATCGAAATCCCAGTTGCCAGTGGCTCGATGCCCGAAGCTGTGCAACCTGAAAAACCGGCGCGCCGCCCGAACAACCGCCGCCGGGGGTTCAAACCCAAACCCGCCTACGGGGAAGGAAAACCCGCGGCAAACAAGCGGCGACGCCCACGCGGCAAACGTCCGGCGGCGTAA
- the mltG gene encoding endolytic transglycosylase MltG produces the protein MWRAIASNALTILVVGLFLMGGLILWGQSQYKAEGPLETAICLQVRSGSNMTRVSQQLQEQGAISSATIFRMAADYTDRAQQLKAGSFLVREGASMEQIIDEITSSGASTCGSEIEYRIGVTRAQTRVRELNPATLDFIEIASFDPSEEEVPEAYTEKRNEADTRYRVSLAEGVTSWQVVEALKAFDALTGEVTEIPAEGMLAPDSYDVVAGQDRNDILQAMQDKQQLRINAVWESRQDGLPLQSPEEMLILASIIEKETGVPEERGQVASVFVNRLKQGMRLQTDPTVIYGVTKGQGTLGRGLRRSELNRPTPWNTYQIDGLPPTPIANPGLASLKAAVAPDDTDFVFFVADGTGGHAFAETLQEHNRNVAKWRQIEAERNSGN, from the coding sequence ATGTGGCGGGCCATTGCTTCGAACGCGCTGACCATTCTGGTGGTCGGCCTGTTCCTGATGGGCGGACTGATCCTTTGGGGGCAGAGCCAGTACAAGGCCGAGGGCCCGCTTGAAACCGCAATCTGCCTTCAGGTCAGAAGCGGATCGAACATGACACGTGTCAGTCAGCAGCTGCAAGAGCAGGGCGCGATCAGCAGTGCCACGATCTTTCGGATGGCCGCGGACTACACGGATCGGGCGCAGCAGTTGAAAGCAGGCAGCTTTCTGGTACGGGAAGGTGCGTCGATGGAGCAGATCATCGACGAGATCACCAGCAGCGGTGCCAGCACCTGTGGATCCGAGATTGAGTATCGTATCGGTGTGACGCGTGCTCAGACCCGTGTGCGCGAGTTGAACCCGGCGACCCTGGATTTCATAGAAATCGCGTCGTTTGATCCCTCGGAAGAAGAGGTGCCTGAGGCCTATACCGAGAAACGCAACGAGGCGGACACCCGTTACCGCGTATCACTGGCCGAAGGTGTGACCTCGTGGCAGGTGGTCGAGGCGTTGAAGGCGTTCGACGCTTTGACAGGTGAGGTGACCGAGATCCCGGCCGAAGGGATGCTGGCGCCGGACAGTTACGATGTTGTGGCGGGCCAGGACCGTAACGACATTTTGCAGGCGATGCAGGACAAGCAACAATTGCGGATCAATGCCGTTTGGGAAAGCCGTCAGGACGGGTTGCCGCTGCAAAGTCCCGAAGAAATGCTGATCCTTGCGTCGATCATCGAAAAGGAAACCGGAGTTCCGGAAGAACGCGGGCAAGTGGCCAGTGTTTTTGTGAACCGGCTGAAACAGGGGATGCGGTTGCAGACGGACCCGACCGTCATCTATGGCGTTACCAAAGGGCAAGGCACGTTGGGGCGCGGGCTGCGCCGCAGCGAGCTGAACCGACCAACGCCGTGGAATACCTATCAGATAGATGGTTTGCCGCCGACGCCGATTGCCAATCCGGGCCTGGCCAGCCTAAAAGCTGCTGTTGCGCCGGATGACACGGATTTCGTGTTCTTTGTTGCCGATGGCACGGGCGGTCATGCATTTGCCGAAACCTTGCAGGAACACAATCGCAATGTCGCCAAGTGGCGCCAGATTGAGGCAGAGCGGAATTCGGGAAATTGA
- the fabF gene encoding beta-ketoacyl-ACP synthase II, whose protein sequence is MRRVVVTGLGLVTPLASGVEETWSRLLDGESGAGPITHFDAEGSGVTTTYACEVPRGDGTNGTFNPDDWMPPKEQRKIEDFILYSIAAAEMACKDANWLPEDEEDRLRTGVLIGSGIGGLGSIANTANLIRDKGPRRVSPFFIPGALINLASGQVSIRHGFKGPNHSVVTACSTGAHAIGDASRIIRAGDADVMVAGGGEGCICEIGIAGFNACKALSTKYADNPKAASRPYDVDRDGFVMGEGAGIVILEDYEHAKARGAKIYAEVLGYGMSGDAYHITAPSEDGDGAERSMRAALRSAGLEPKDLDYINAHGTSTMADTIELGAVERLLGDHAANATMTSTKSATGHLLGAAGAIEAIFSILAIRDQVAPPTINLDNPAVETPIDLAPNAKREREINVALSNSFGFGGTNASVIFGKAS, encoded by the coding sequence ATGCGCAGAGTCGTTGTAACCGGTCTTGGATTGGTCACTCCTTTGGCCAGCGGGGTCGAGGAAACCTGGTCGCGGCTGCTGGACGGAGAGTCCGGCGCTGGTCCCATCACGCATTTTGATGCGGAAGGCAGTGGTGTCACCACGACCTATGCCTGCGAGGTCCCCCGCGGGGACGGAACCAACGGGACCTTCAATCCCGATGACTGGATGCCGCCGAAAGAGCAGCGCAAGATTGAGGACTTTATCCTGTATTCCATCGCGGCTGCGGAAATGGCCTGCAAAGATGCGAACTGGTTGCCGGAAGATGAAGAGGACCGGCTGCGAACAGGGGTTCTGATCGGTTCCGGCATCGGGGGGTTGGGTTCGATCGCGAATACCGCCAATCTGATCCGCGACAAGGGCCCGCGTCGGGTTTCACCGTTCTTTATTCCGGGTGCTCTGATCAACCTTGCATCAGGTCAGGTGTCGATCCGGCACGGCTTCAAGGGGCCGAACCATTCGGTCGTGACGGCGTGTTCGACCGGTGCCCATGCCATCGGCGACGCCAGCCGCATCATTCGCGCAGGTGACGCAGACGTCATGGTCGCAGGTGGCGGTGAAGGCTGCATCTGCGAGATCGGCATCGCCGGGTTCAACGCATGCAAGGCGTTGTCGACCAAATATGCCGATAACCCCAAAGCGGCCAGCCGACCCTATGACGTGGACCGCGACGGGTTCGTCATGGGCGAAGGTGCGGGCATCGTCATTCTGGAAGACTATGAGCACGCCAAGGCCCGCGGTGCGAAGATCTACGCCGAGGTGCTGGGCTATGGCATGTCGGGTGACGCGTATCACATCACGGCACCGTCCGAGGATGGTGACGGGGCAGAACGCTCGATGCGGGCGGCGCTGCGCAGTGCGGGGCTGGAGCCGAAAGATCTGGACTATATCAACGCCCATGGCACCTCGACCATGGCGGATACGATCGAGCTGGGCGCGGTTGAGCGTTTGCTGGGGGACCACGCCGCGAACGCCACCATGACGTCGACCAAATCGGCAACCGGTCACTTGCTTGGTGCTGCGGGCGCGATCGAGGCAATCTTCTCGATTCTGGCGATCCGTGATCAGGTAGCCCCGCCGACGATCAACCTGGACAACCCTGCGGTAGAGACACCGATTGATCTGGCCCCGAACGCAAAACGCGAGCGTGAGATCAATGTGGCCTTGTCGAATTCGTTCGGGTTTGGCGGCACCAATGCCAGCGTGATCTTCGGAAAGGCCAGCTAA
- a CDS encoding HisA/HisF-related TIM barrel protein — MRIYPTMELQNGRCVTLDKGRLDNAMIWHVNPVETARSWAEAGAEWMHLTDFDAIEGKDTNVELIEEIIRAAEIPVQLAGGMRTREQVERWIDKGVGRVVIGTLAAREPKLVKELATLYPDQIVLSVDVWQGFVMTDGWRSQSVFTPEAFIDAFEGAPFAAIVVTDIDSDMEDVEAQLGLISGLASHSRTPVIASGVVRTADDISRLAYIPNISGAIVGRALFRKTLDLTDALEMAKTAHEPVAQFQ; from the coding sequence ATGAGGATATACCCCACTATGGAATTGCAGAACGGCCGGTGTGTCACTTTGGACAAAGGTCGTTTGGACAACGCCATGATTTGGCATGTAAACCCGGTCGAAACGGCGCGAAGCTGGGCCGAAGCGGGCGCCGAATGGATGCACCTGACCGATTTCGACGCGATCGAGGGCAAAGATACCAACGTCGAATTGATTGAAGAGATTATCCGCGCGGCCGAAATCCCGGTTCAGTTGGCAGGTGGTATGCGGACCCGCGAACAGGTCGAACGCTGGATCGACAAGGGCGTCGGTCGCGTTGTGATCGGGACGCTGGCAGCGCGCGAGCCGAAACTGGTCAAGGAGTTGGCCACGCTCTACCCGGATCAAATCGTGCTTTCGGTCGATGTCTGGCAAGGTTTTGTAATGACGGATGGCTGGCGCAGCCAAAGCGTATTCACGCCCGAAGCGTTTATCGACGCATTCGAAGGGGCGCCGTTTGCTGCTATCGTGGTGACGGATATCGACAGCGATATGGAGGACGTCGAGGCTCAGCTTGGCTTGATCTCGGGGCTTGCCAGCCATTCGCGCACCCCGGTGATAGCAAGCGGTGTTGTGCGTACTGCGGATGACATCTCGCGGCTGGCCTATATTCCCAATATCTCGGGTGCGATCGTGGGACGTGCACTGTTTCGAAAGACACTTGACCTGACCGATGCACTGGAAATGGCGAAAACGGCGCATGAGCCGGTGGCACAGTTCCAATAA